One Propionispora hippei DSM 15287 genomic window carries:
- the pflB gene encoding formate C-acetyltransferase, whose protein sequence is MEAWQHFVAGAWNETIDVRDFIQRNYKPYYGDDSFLSGPTAKTEKVWAECRRLLKAEHDNQGVLDVDSTVVSGITSHRPGYIDRESETIVGLQTDAPLKRSVIVNGGIRMAEQACEAYGHKLDPVISDIYHNHATTHNTAVFNVYTKEMKQARKVGIITGLPDAYGRGRIIGDYRRIALYGIDRLVAAKQQDLTHLASYPILEDIIKLREEVSLQINALKAIAVMAAEHGFDISQPAKTAREAVQWLYFGYLAGIKEQNGAAMSLGRVSTFLDIYIEHDLASGVLTEAEAQELIDQLVIKLRLARHLRTPEYNELFAGDPLWVTEAIGGTGLDGRTLVTATSYRILHTLYNLGPSPEPNLTVLWSTSLPENFKKFCAQVSIDTSAIQYESDDLMRPVYGDDYAIACCVSAMQVGKQMQFFGARANLAKALLLAINGGRDEKTGEQVGPVLPIADGEYLDYETVRQNYSTVLTWLAGLYVNTMNVIHYMHDKYAYESAQMALHDTQVERLMAFGVAGLSVAADSLSAIRYAKVRPIRDERGIAVDFAVEGEFPCFGNDDDRVDSIAKELPAEFSRLLKQHPTYRKATHTLSILTITSNVMYGKKTGATPDGRKAGQAFAPGANPMHGREKRGALAAINSAAKISYEDCRDGISYTFSIVPKALGKTPAARAANLTALLDAHAMHGGHHINVNVLNRELLEDAMAHPEQYPQLTIRVSGYAVHFVKLSKAHQQEVISRTFYQAV, encoded by the coding sequence ATGGAAGCTTGGCAACACTTTGTGGCGGGGGCCTGGAATGAAACGATTGATGTGCGTGATTTTATCCAGCGCAATTATAAGCCTTATTATGGCGACGACAGCTTTTTATCCGGCCCGACGGCCAAAACGGAAAAGGTCTGGGCTGAATGCCGCCGGTTATTGAAAGCCGAACACGACAATCAGGGTGTACTGGACGTGGACAGCACTGTCGTATCAGGCATTACGTCGCACCGGCCGGGCTATATTGACCGGGAGTCCGAGACAATCGTCGGCCTGCAGACTGACGCGCCGCTAAAGCGCAGCGTCATTGTCAACGGCGGCATCCGAATGGCCGAACAGGCTTGCGAAGCCTACGGCCACAAGCTGGACCCCGTCATCAGTGACATTTATCATAACCATGCCACCACCCATAATACAGCCGTATTTAATGTATATACTAAAGAAATGAAACAGGCCCGCAAGGTGGGCATTATCACCGGGCTGCCCGACGCCTACGGCCGCGGCCGGATCATCGGCGATTACCGGCGAATTGCCCTGTACGGTATTGACCGGCTGGTAGCTGCCAAACAGCAGGATCTGACACATCTGGCTTCTTATCCGATTCTGGAAGACATTATCAAGCTGCGGGAAGAAGTGTCCCTGCAAATCAACGCCTTAAAGGCCATCGCGGTTATGGCGGCAGAACATGGCTTCGACATCAGTCAGCCGGCTAAAACTGCCCGGGAAGCGGTGCAATGGCTTTATTTCGGCTATCTGGCCGGCATTAAAGAACAAAACGGCGCCGCCATGTCCTTAGGCCGGGTATCGACCTTCCTGGATATTTATATCGAACACGACCTGGCAAGCGGCGTGCTGACCGAAGCAGAGGCCCAGGAGCTGATCGATCAACTGGTCATCAAGCTGCGTCTGGCCCGCCACCTGCGCACCCCGGAATACAATGAGTTGTTCGCCGGCGACCCGCTGTGGGTAACGGAAGCGATCGGCGGCACCGGCCTGGACGGAAGAACGCTGGTTACGGCTACTTCCTATCGTATACTGCATACTTTATACAATTTGGGCCCCTCACCGGAACCCAATCTAACCGTGCTCTGGTCAACCAGCCTGCCGGAAAACTTCAAGAAATTCTGCGCCCAGGTATCGATTGATACCAGCGCCATTCAATATGAAAGTGACGATCTGATGCGTCCCGTCTATGGCGACGATTACGCCATCGCCTGCTGCGTATCGGCCATGCAGGTCGGCAAGCAGATGCAGTTCTTCGGCGCCCGGGCTAATCTGGCCAAAGCCCTGTTATTGGCTATCAACGGCGGCCGCGATGAAAAAACCGGCGAACAAGTCGGTCCGGTCCTTCCTATTGCGGACGGCGAATACCTGGATTACGAGACGGTGCGTCAAAACTATTCCACTGTGCTCACCTGGCTGGCCGGACTGTATGTCAACACCATGAACGTCATTCACTACATGCATGATAAGTATGCCTATGAAAGCGCCCAGATGGCCCTGCACGACACCCAGGTCGAGCGGCTGATGGCCTTTGGCGTAGCCGGACTGTCGGTAGCAGCCGATTCGCTGAGCGCCATCCGTTATGCCAAGGTGCGGCCGATCCGGGATGAACGGGGCATTGCCGTTGATTTTGCGGTAGAAGGCGAATTCCCTTGCTTCGGCAACGACGACGATCGGGTCGACAGCATCGCCAAGGAACTGCCTGCCGAGTTCTCCCGCCTGTTAAAGCAGCACCCCACCTATCGCAAGGCTACACATACCCTGTCCATCCTCACCATCACCTCCAACGTCATGTACGGCAAGAAGACCGGCGCCACCCCCGACGGACGTAAAGCCGGCCAGGCTTTCGCCCCCGGCGCCAACCCTATGCATGGACGGGAAAAACGCGGCGCCCTGGCCGCCATCAATTCGGCCGCCAAAATATCCTATGAAGACTGCCGTGACGGCATTTCCTACACCTTTTCCATCGTCCCGAAGGCGCTGGGTAAAACCCCGGCTGCCCGGGCTGCCAACCTGACGGCATTGTTGGATGCCCACGCGATGCACGGCGGCCACCACATCAACGTTAATGTGCTTAACCGCGAGCTGTTGGAGGACGCCATGGCTCATCCCGAGCAGTACCCGCAGCTCACCATCCGCGTGTCGGGCTATGCAGTTCATTTTGTCAAACTGAGCAAGGCCCATCAGCAGGAAGTTATCAGCCGCACCTTTTATCAGGCCGTATAA
- a CDS encoding NAD(P)/FAD-dependent oxidoreductase, with amino-acid sequence MDQVDVIVVGAGVVGLAVACRLAQRWPEKSILLLEKNRTFGLDMSARTSEVIHSGLYYPPGSFKARLCVSGKEKLYDFCTAWQVPHQRLGKLVIARNDEEAAKLDQLQEQALANGIADVTRLEPAAVARLEPNISCQAALFSPSSGIVDTRTLLARLEQVGRKYGAMPVYQQTVTAITCGADGYCVTYTDAVGRSDEVGCRCIVNAAGLGADAVAAMAGIAVDQAGYRIYRCKGEYFSVANEKAGLVSHLVFPASIRELKGSGIPVIKDMGGRLRLGPDAHYAANGLTDYRISPANARQFLAVVGSYLPFLKEDDLSADIAALRCRLLVACGSPPRDFVICHETERDLPGFVNLIGIESPGLTCCLSIADLTGDMLTPLLDG; translated from the coding sequence ATGGACCAGGTAGATGTGATTGTAGTTGGGGCCGGTGTGGTCGGCCTGGCGGTGGCCTGCCGTCTGGCACAGCGCTGGCCGGAAAAAAGTATTTTGCTGCTGGAGAAGAACCGGACTTTCGGCCTCGATATGTCGGCTCGTACCAGCGAGGTGATCCATTCGGGCCTGTATTATCCGCCGGGCAGCTTCAAGGCCCGGCTGTGTGTGTCCGGTAAGGAAAAACTGTATGACTTTTGCACCGCCTGGCAGGTTCCTCACCAACGGCTGGGCAAGCTGGTCATCGCCCGTAATGATGAAGAGGCGGCTAAGCTGGACCAATTGCAGGAGCAGGCGCTGGCCAATGGGATAGCCGATGTAACGAGACTGGAGCCGGCGGCAGTAGCCCGGCTGGAGCCGAATATTTCCTGCCAGGCCGCGTTGTTTTCGCCGTCCAGCGGGATTGTGGATACCCGGACCTTGCTGGCCCGCCTGGAGCAGGTGGGGCGAAAATACGGCGCCATGCCGGTGTATCAGCAGACGGTGACCGCCATCACCTGCGGGGCTGACGGCTACTGTGTGACCTATACCGATGCGGTCGGCCGGTCTGATGAGGTAGGCTGTCGCTGTATCGTCAATGCCGCCGGTCTGGGTGCCGACGCCGTCGCCGCTATGGCCGGCATTGCGGTTGACCAGGCGGGCTACCGGATTTACCGCTGCAAGGGTGAATATTTTTCGGTCGCCAATGAGAAGGCCGGCTTGGTGTCTCATCTGGTCTTTCCCGCTTCCATCCGGGAGCTTAAGGGCAGCGGCATTCCGGTCATCAAGGATATGGGCGGCCGGCTGCGACTGGGGCCTGATGCCCATTACGCCGCCAACGGCCTGACCGACTACCGGATCAGTCCGGCCAATGCCCGGCAGTTTTTAGCTGTGGTCGGCAGTTACCTGCCGTTTCTGAAAGAAGACGATTTGTCTGCCGATATCGCGGCGCTGCGTTGCCGTCTGCTGGTTGCCTGCGGCAGTCCGCCGCGGGATTTTGTCATTTGCCATGAGACGGAGCGGGATTTGCCGGGGTTTGTCAACCTGATCGGTATTGAATCGCCCGGCCTTACCTGCTGCCTGAGTATCGCCGACCTGACAGGGGATATGCTGACGCCGCTGCTTGACGGATAA
- a CDS encoding citrate/2-methylcitrate synthase gives MSGLTGVVACETSICSIEEGILRYRGYTIDDLAYKASFEEIIYLLWYGRLPNRLELIALKQDLTESAVLPPKIYDLLRLYAPWGNAMAKLRTCVSFLTHFDDEVMDHSFAADHRKAVRIMARMAAIVAAIERIRTDLEPIEPDAIKFSSLAEMFLWLLKGEKPEPIAVKAMDLCLVLHAEHELNASTFASRVTVSTMSDIYSGIVSAIGTLKGALHGNANEQVANMLEEIGDISRVEEYIAAKIANQERIMGFGHRVYKNGDPRAKHLKALAKELGEYSGDTRWYDMSEKIEQIVYESKGLRPNVDFYSASVYTYLGIPRDLFTLIFATSRTSGWMAHILEQHDNNKLIRPRAKYIGKKHQEWLPMEER, from the coding sequence ATGTCTGGATTGACGGGTGTTGTTGCCTGTGAAACGTCGATATGCTCGATAGAAGAGGGCATATTACGCTATCGCGGCTATACGATTGACGATTTGGCCTATAAAGCGTCGTTTGAAGAAATCATTTACTTACTATGGTATGGCCGTCTGCCAAATCGGCTGGAATTGATCGCGTTAAAGCAGGACTTGACGGAAAGTGCGGTGTTGCCGCCGAAGATCTACGATTTGCTGCGGCTGTATGCGCCATGGGGCAATGCCATGGCTAAACTGCGCACCTGTGTGTCGTTTCTTACCCATTTTGACGATGAGGTCATGGACCACTCTTTTGCGGCCGACCATCGCAAGGCTGTCCGCATTATGGCGCGCATGGCGGCTATTGTGGCGGCCATTGAGCGAATTCGCACCGATCTGGAGCCGATTGAGCCGGACGCCATCAAGTTCTCCTCATTGGCGGAAATGTTTCTCTGGCTGTTAAAAGGAGAGAAACCGGAGCCGATTGCCGTTAAGGCGATGGACCTCTGTCTGGTGCTGCATGCCGAGCATGAGCTGAATGCCTCGACCTTCGCTTCGCGGGTCACGGTGTCCACCATGTCGGATATTTATTCCGGCATTGTATCGGCCATCGGCACGCTGAAAGGAGCGCTCCATGGCAACGCCAATGAACAGGTGGCCAATATGCTGGAGGAAATCGGTGATATCAGCCGGGTGGAAGAGTATATCGCGGCTAAAATCGCCAACCAGGAGCGGATCATGGGCTTTGGACACCGGGTCTACAAAAACGGCGATCCCCGGGCCAAGCACCTTAAGGCGCTGGCTAAGGAACTGGGCGAGTACAGCGGTGACACGCGCTGGTATGACATGTCGGAGAAAATTGAGCAGATCGTTTATGAAAGCAAAGGGCTGCGTCCCAATGTCGACTTTTATTCCGCCTCGGTGTATACCTATCTCGGTATACCCAGAGATTTGTTTACGCTCATTTTTGCCACTAGCCGGACTAGCGGCTGGATGGCCCATATTTTGGAGCAGCACGACAATAATAAGCTTATCCGCCCGCGGGCGAAATATATCGGTAAAAAGCACCAAGAGTGGCTGCCGATGGAAGAACGGTAA
- a CDS encoding aconitate hydratase, translating into MKQTMTAKIIGSHLVSGKMVAGEEIGIRIDQTLTQDSTGTMAYLQLEAMNIPRVKTKLSVAYIDHNTLQTGYENADDHLFIQTVAAKHGIVFSKPGNGICHQVNVERFGRPGWTLLGSDSHTPTGGGIGMLAIGAGGLDVAVAMAGGAYYLKMPKVCRVELTGKLQPWVSGKDIILELLRRLSVKGGTGRVFEYTGEGAARLTVPERATITNMGAELGATTSLFASDEMTRAFLAAQGREADWTALAPDEGAEYDETVVINLDELQPLVAKPHSPDNVAPVAELAGSKVDQVAIGSCTNSSYLDLIKVAKILEGKQVHPDVSLVIAPGSRQVLGMLADSGALSVLLRAGARILECACGPCIGMGQSPKSGGVSLRTFNRNFEGRSGTPDAKVYLVSPEVAAVSALTGTITDPRTFGAAPVAVMPDKFISDDNLLVFPPADGQAVEVVRGPNIKPFPKAQPPAESLRAPVLLKVGDNITTDHIMPSHASLLPYRSNIPHLAKYCFSGVDSSFPERALQAQGGIIVGGNNYGQGSSREHAALAPLYLGIKAVLVQSFARIHRANLVNFGIVPLLFADSADYAGISLNDELVIENLRDQLSAATVLTVRNVTTGKDIPVKWEATERERQIILAGGLLNYTRQAGGVGRA; encoded by the coding sequence ATGAAGCAAACGATGACCGCCAAAATCATTGGCAGCCATCTGGTAAGCGGCAAGATGGTGGCCGGCGAGGAAATCGGCATCCGCATTGATCAGACGCTGACCCAGGATTCCACCGGAACGATGGCCTATCTGCAACTGGAAGCCATGAACATTCCCCGGGTAAAAACCAAGCTGTCCGTTGCCTATATTGATCACAATACACTGCAGACCGGCTATGAGAACGCCGACGATCATTTATTCATTCAGACTGTGGCCGCCAAGCATGGCATCGTGTTTTCCAAACCGGGCAACGGCATCTGTCATCAGGTGAATGTGGAACGTTTCGGCCGGCCGGGCTGGACACTCTTAGGTTCGGACAGTCATACGCCGACCGGCGGCGGCATCGGCATGCTGGCCATTGGTGCCGGCGGGCTGGATGTGGCGGTAGCGATGGCCGGCGGTGCCTACTACTTAAAAATGCCCAAGGTCTGCCGGGTGGAACTGACCGGCAAGCTGCAGCCCTGGGTGAGCGGCAAGGATATCATCCTGGAGCTTTTACGGCGGCTCAGTGTAAAAGGCGGCACCGGCCGGGTGTTTGAATATACCGGTGAAGGCGCGGCCCGTCTGACGGTGCCCGAACGGGCCACTATCACTAACATGGGGGCCGAACTGGGGGCCACCACCTCGCTGTTTGCCAGCGATGAAATGACCCGCGCCTTTTTGGCGGCTCAGGGCCGCGAAGCCGACTGGACTGCGCTGGCGCCTGACGAAGGGGCCGAATATGACGAGACTGTGGTTATCAATTTGGACGAGCTGCAGCCGCTGGTGGCCAAGCCGCACAGTCCGGACAATGTAGCCCCCGTAGCCGAACTGGCCGGCAGCAAGGTCGATCAGGTAGCTATTGGCAGCTGTACCAACTCGTCCTATCTGGATTTAATAAAAGTGGCGAAAATACTGGAAGGCAAGCAGGTGCACCCGGACGTGTCCCTGGTTATTGCCCCCGGTTCCCGCCAGGTGCTGGGGATGCTGGCCGACAGCGGCGCTCTCAGCGTATTGCTGCGCGCCGGCGCCCGTATCCTGGAATGCGCCTGTGGTCCCTGCATCGGTATGGGACAGTCGCCTAAATCAGGCGGGGTATCCTTACGGACCTTTAACCGCAACTTTGAAGGCCGCAGCGGTACGCCTGACGCCAAGGTGTATCTGGTCAGCCCGGAAGTGGCGGCGGTGAGCGCCCTTACCGGTACAATCACCGATCCGCGCACCTTTGGGGCAGCGCCTGTTGCCGTTATGCCGGATAAGTTTATTTCCGACGACAACCTGCTTGTTTTTCCGCCGGCTGACGGACAGGCTGTGGAAGTGGTCCGCGGACCCAATATCAAGCCCTTCCCCAAAGCGCAGCCGCCGGCTGAATCACTGCGGGCGCCGGTGCTCCTGAAAGTGGGCGACAATATTACGACCGACCATATTATGCCCTCCCATGCCAGCCTGCTGCCTTATCGTTCCAACATTCCCCATCTGGCCAAGTACTGCTTCAGCGGGGTGGATTCTTCCTTTCCGGAACGGGCGTTACAGGCTCAGGGCGGCATTATTGTCGGCGGCAATAATTACGGTCAGGGCTCCAGCCGGGAGCATGCGGCTCTCGCTCCGCTCTATTTGGGCATCAAAGCGGTACTGGTCCAGTCCTTCGCCCGTATTCACCGGGCCAACCTGGTTAACTTCGGTATTGTGCCGCTCTTGTTTGCCGACAGTGCCGACTATGCCGGAATCAGCCTGAATGACGAACTGGTTATTGAAAACCTTCGTGACCAGTTGAGTGCGGCTACCGTGCTGACGGTGCGCAATGTAACGACAGGCAAGGACATTCCGGTCAAGTGGGAAGCCACCGAACGGGAACGGCAGATCATTCTGGCTGGCGGGCTCTTAAACTACACCAGACAGGCAGGAGGTGTGGGCCGTGCGTAA